One window from the genome of Mustela lutreola isolate mMusLut2 chromosome 11, mMusLut2.pri, whole genome shotgun sequence encodes:
- the CRYBB3 gene encoding beta-crystallin B3 encodes MAEQHGTPEQAAAGKSHGGLGGSYKVIVYEMENFQGKRCELSAECPNLTESLLEKVGSIQVESGPWLAFERRAFRGEQFVLEKGDYPRWDAWSNSHHSDSLLSLRPLLIDGPDHKLHLFENPAFSGRKMEIVDDDVPSLWAHGFQDRVASIRAINGTWVGYEFPGYRGRQYVFERGEYRHWNEWDANQPQLQSVRRIRDQKWHKRGCFLSS; translated from the exons ATGGCGGAACAGCACGGAACGCCAGAGCAGGCTGCGGCTGGCAAGAGCCATGGAGGCCTTGGGGGCAGCTACAAG GTCATTGTGTACGAAATGGAGAACTTCCAGGGCAAGCGGTGCGAGCTCTCGGCCGAGTGCCCCAATCTGACGGAGAGCCTGCTGGAGAAGGTGGGCTCCATCCAGGTGGAGTCTGGGCC GTGGCTGGCATTCGAGCGCAGAGCCTTCCGCGGGGAGCAGTTTGTGCTGGAGAAGGGAGATTACCCTCGTTGGGATGCCTGGTCCAACAGCCACCACAGTGATAGCCTCCTGTCCCTCCGCCCTCTGCTCATC GATGGCCCAGATCACAAGCTGCACCTGTTTGAGAATCCAGCCTTCAGCGGCCGCAAGATGGAAATAGTAGATGATGACGTGCCCAGCCTCTGGGCTCATGGCTTCCAGGACCGCGTGGCGAGCATCCGGGCCATCAACGGGAC GTGGGTTGGCTATGAGTTCCCTGGCTACCGTGGGCGCCAGTACGTGTTCGAGCGGGGCGAGTACCGCCACTGGAACGAGTGGGATGCGAACCAGCCGCAGCTGCAGTCCGTTCGCCGCATCCGCGACCAGAAGTGGCACAAGCGGGGCTGTTTCCTCAGCAGCTGA